A stretch of Prunus dulcis chromosome 6, ALMONDv2, whole genome shotgun sequence DNA encodes these proteins:
- the LOC117632753 gene encoding heavy metal-associated isoprenylated plant protein 47-like, translated as MPSFIKFLKFCVCEKDISCSLYNTKQKIVIKVQLTSQNCRTKALKIAAEAKGVSNVSIDVEKAVVEVIGIGVDAVSLAQSLEKQLGFASIVSVGEVKKPEEPKPAIPIEWTSSYIHCPRYAVHYDGFCRC; from the exons atgcCTTCATTCATAAAATTCCTAAAGTTTTGTGTTTGCGAAAAGGACATTTCATGTTCTCTCTACAATACGAAG CAAAAGATAGTGATCAAGGTGCAATTGACCTCTCAGAACTGCAGAACCAAGGCCTTGAAGATTGCTGCAGAAGCCAAAGGTGTGAGCAATGTTTCCATAGACGTAGAGAAAGCGGTAGTGGAGGTGATTGGAATTGGAGTTGATGCCGTTTCCTTGGCACAGTCATTGGAGAAGCAGCTTGGCTTTGCTTCCATTGTTAGTGTTGGAGAAGTGAAAAAACCAGAGGAGCCAAAGCCAGCCATTCCAATTGAATGGACATCAAGCTATATTCACTGTCCACGGTATGCTGTGCACTATGATGGATTCTGCCGATGTTAA
- the LOC117632741 gene encoding disease resistance protein Pikm1-TS-like, translating to MVQQKIVMKLQMNCEKHRTNALKIAAVAKGVSKVSIEAEKEQMEVIGDGVDTTRLTMSLRKKLGSAAIVSVEPVKANAEEEKPTPTTTQYWTSSYVHHPRHRSTHYRVVHDESPQQINCSIM from the exons ATGGTGCAGCAAAAGATAGTTATGAAGTTGCAAATGAACTGTGAGAAACACAGAACCAATGCCTTGAAGATTGCTGCAGTCGCTAAAG GTGTGAGCAAAGTGTCGATAGAAGCTGAGAAAGAGCAGATGGAGGTGATTGGAGATGGAGTCGATACCACGAGATTGACCATGTCGTTGAGGAAGAAGCTTGGCTCCGCCGCCATAGTAAGTGTTGAACCAGTGAAAGCAAATGCGGAGGAAGAGAAACCAACTCCAACAACAACACAATATTGGACATCAAGCTATGTCCATCATCCACGACATCGTTCTACTCACTATCGTGTAGTTCATGATGAATCTCCGCAACAGATCAATTGTTCTATTATGTAA